Proteins encoded together in one Solidesulfovibrio fructosivorans JJ] window:
- the ahbC gene encoding 12,18-didecarboxysiroheme deacetylase, protein MIGISKLYCGGVEPSDALRYGRQSGKLPSHLLQFSADKKPVVVWNMTRRCNLKCVHCYAKAVDPEGVDDIGTEEAKAMIDDLAAYGAPVMLFSGGEPLVRKDLTELASHATSRGMRAVISTNGTLISREKARELKAVGLSYVGISLDGGEEVHDRFRGVAGSYKKALAGIENCQKEGLKVGLRFTINKRNASEVPLLFDLLRDLEVPRICFYHLVYSGRGSELIKEDLDHAATRALVDLIMDRTRALHDAGHPKEVLTVDNHADGPYVYMRLAREDPKRAAEVAELLSFNEGNSSGRGIGCISWDGKVHADQFWRHHVFGNVRERPFSQIWDDPNIELLAKLKDKKRYVTGRCATCRYLAICGGNFRARAEAVTGDVWAPDPACYLTDDEIRPEE, encoded by the coding sequence ATGATCGGCATATCCAAGCTTTACTGCGGCGGGGTGGAGCCCTCCGACGCCCTGCGTTACGGCCGCCAGTCGGGCAAGCTCCCGTCGCACCTGCTCCAGTTTTCCGCGGACAAAAAGCCCGTCGTGGTCTGGAATATGACCCGGCGCTGCAACCTCAAGTGCGTGCACTGCTACGCCAAGGCCGTGGACCCGGAGGGCGTGGACGACATCGGCACCGAGGAAGCCAAGGCCATGATCGACGATCTGGCCGCCTACGGCGCGCCGGTGATGCTTTTTTCCGGCGGCGAGCCGCTCGTGCGCAAGGACCTGACCGAGCTTGCCTCCCACGCCACCTCCCGGGGCATGCGGGCCGTCATCTCCACCAACGGCACGCTCATCAGCCGCGAAAAGGCTCGGGAGCTCAAGGCCGTGGGTCTGTCCTACGTCGGCATCTCCCTGGACGGCGGCGAGGAAGTGCACGACCGCTTCCGGGGCGTGGCGGGCTCTTACAAGAAGGCTTTGGCCGGCATCGAGAACTGCCAGAAGGAAGGGCTCAAGGTCGGGCTGCGCTTTACCATCAACAAGCGCAACGCCAGCGAAGTGCCGCTTCTTTTCGACCTGCTGCGCGACCTCGAAGTGCCGCGCATCTGCTTTTATCATCTGGTCTACTCCGGCCGCGGCTCGGAGCTGATCAAGGAAGACCTGGACCACGCGGCCACGCGGGCCCTGGTCGACCTGATCATGGACCGCACCCGGGCCCTGCACGATGCGGGGCATCCCAAGGAAGTCCTCACCGTGGACAACCACGCCGACGGCCCCTACGTCTACATGCGCTTGGCGCGCGAGGACCCCAAGCGCGCGGCCGAGGTGGCGGAGCTGCTCTCGTTTAACGAAGGCAACAGCTCCGGCCGGGGCATCGGCTGCATCTCCTGGGACGGCAAGGTTCACGCCGACCAGTTCTGGCGGCACCACGTGTTCGGCAACGTGCGCGAGCGGCCGTTCTCCCAGATCTGGGACGACCCGAACATCGAACTGCTGGCCAAGCTCAAGGACAAAAAGCGCTACGTCACCGGGCGCTGCGCCACCTGCCGCTATCTCGCCATCTGCGGCGGCAACTTCCGGGCCCGGGCCGAGGCCGTCACCGGCGATGTCTGGGCGCCCGATCCGGCCTGCTACCTGACCGACGACGAAATTCGCCCTGAAGAGTAA
- a CDS encoding HDOD domain-containing protein, giving the protein MGRLPLDALEPGMTLASDLLGPDGNMLLPKGMTLTDSHIGSLRKRGVVGADVTEGASSDEAGIADIPPALVEQSAIYVFRRFLANDMSHPAMAALFETAVLKQARALLSGAELPPDIPPNPRAESMGDLFFREEGGVDDLVDSEVKLASFPDIYFKIRQVLDSPSSSSGQVADVISKDTSLTAKLLKLVNSPFYGLPHRVDSISRAVMVLGGQEVSTLALGISAMNAFKDIPPELINMRTFWEHSVAVGVFARLIGDVVGASSGERLFVAGILHDIGRLVLFKKLPHAAVEAIYYAKANMTPLFVAENEVVGFAHPLVGGLLLRAWKFPEALVGIVTCHHKPSACPGDIEPAILHLADIMAVALGHTPPASSMVPTLETEAWDMLGLAPERLPELAAAGQDQIDDIVGAFFPIRKH; this is encoded by the coding sequence GTGGGCAGGTTACCCCTGGACGCGCTGGAACCGGGCATGACACTGGCGTCAGACCTCCTTGGGCCTGACGGCAACATGCTGTTGCCCAAGGGAATGACGCTTACCGACAGCCATATCGGGAGCCTGCGCAAGCGTGGCGTGGTCGGCGCGGACGTGACCGAGGGCGCGTCGTCGGACGAAGCCGGGATCGCGGACATCCCGCCGGCGCTCGTCGAGCAAAGCGCCATCTATGTTTTTCGCCGGTTTCTGGCCAACGACATGTCGCACCCGGCCATGGCCGCCCTGTTCGAGACCGCCGTCCTGAAGCAGGCGCGGGCGCTTCTTTCGGGCGCGGAACTGCCGCCGGACATCCCTCCCAACCCCCGGGCCGAATCCATGGGGGACCTCTTTTTCCGCGAGGAGGGCGGGGTCGACGACCTCGTGGACAGCGAGGTGAAGCTCGCCTCGTTCCCGGACATCTATTTCAAGATCCGCCAGGTGCTCGATTCGCCGAGCAGCTCCTCAGGCCAGGTGGCCGACGTCATCAGCAAGGACACGAGCCTTACCGCCAAGCTCTTAAAACTCGTCAACAGCCCCTTTTACGGCCTGCCCCACCGCGTGGATTCCATCTCGCGGGCGGTGATGGTCCTCGGCGGCCAGGAAGTCTCCACCCTGGCGCTCGGCATTTCGGCCATGAACGCCTTCAAGGACATCCCCCCGGAACTCATCAACATGCGCACGTTCTGGGAGCATTCCGTGGCCGTCGGCGTCTTCGCCCGGCTGATCGGGGACGTCGTTGGGGCAAGCAGCGGCGAGCGGCTGTTTGTGGCCGGGATCCTGCACGACATCGGCCGGCTGGTGCTTTTCAAGAAGCTGCCCCATGCGGCGGTGGAAGCCATCTATTACGCCAAGGCCAACATGACGCCCCTTTTCGTGGCCGAAAACGAGGTGGTGGGCTTCGCCCATCCCTTGGTCGGGGGGCTGCTGCTGCGGGCCTGGAAATTTCCCGAGGCGCTGGTCGGCATCGTCACCTGCCACCACAAGCCCTCGGCCTGTCCGGGCGACATCGAGCCGGCCATCCTGCATCTGGCCGACATCATGGCCGTGGCTCTGGGGCACACCCCGCCGGCTTCGTCCATGGTGCCCACCCTCGAAACCGAAGCCTGGGACATGCTTGGTCTCGCCCCCGAGCGCCTGCCCGAACTGGCCGCCGCCGGCCAGGACCAGATAGACGACATTGTGGGCGCGTTCTTCCCCATCCGTAAACACTGA
- a CDS encoding response regulator, with product MSDKPLRVLLIDDEAGFTEVLAKRLRRRGLEVLVAFSGAEAVRTLHENACDAAVCDLKMVDMDGIEVLKIFKKMVPSMPVIMLTGHGSEEAAKDGLDAGAADYLLKPCDIDELLAKITAAITRSRQSASPAADPS from the coding sequence ATGAGTGACAAACCGTTGCGGGTTCTTCTCATCGACGACGAGGCCGGCTTCACCGAAGTGCTGGCCAAGCGCCTGCGGCGGCGGGGGCTCGAGGTCCTGGTGGCGTTTTCCGGCGCCGAGGCCGTGCGCACGCTGCATGAAAACGCCTGCGACGCGGCGGTGTGCGACCTCAAGATGGTGGATATGGACGGCATCGAGGTGCTCAAGATTTTCAAGAAGATGGTCCCGTCCATGCCCGTGATCATGCTCACCGGACACGGCTCCGAGGAGGCGGCCAAGGACGGCCTGGACGCCGGGGCGGCCGATTACCTGCTGAAACCTTGTGATATCGACGAGCTGCTGGCCAAGATCACGGCCGCCATTACGCGGTCCCGCCAGTCGGCGTCGCCCGCCGCCGATCCCTCCTGA
- a CDS encoding class I SAM-dependent DNA methyltransferase: protein MDDNVALFNARAEAWDANPFRRKLAGDIAAAMERVGLFREPVSDALDFGCGTGLLTLELARRCQRVTGLDSSPGMLAKLDAKIEAADLDNVATILADIGAGDPLPGTYDLIGSAMALHHVADIPPVLERLLKAANKGARLALADLDSEGGAFHPDNEGVHHFGFDRLELADMLAGCGFTDIDATTAATIERPGKDGAVRAFTVFLMTARRP, encoded by the coding sequence ATGGATGACAACGTCGCGCTTTTCAATGCCCGGGCCGAGGCCTGGGACGCCAATCCGTTCCGCCGCAAGCTGGCCGGCGACATCGCCGCCGCCATGGAGCGGGTCGGGCTGTTTCGGGAGCCCGTGTCCGATGCCCTGGATTTCGGCTGCGGCACGGGGCTATTGACCCTGGAACTGGCCAGGCGTTGCCAGCGTGTCACCGGGCTCGACTCCTCGCCGGGCATGCTGGCCAAACTCGACGCCAAGATCGAGGCGGCCGACCTCGACAACGTGGCCACCATCCTGGCCGACATCGGCGCGGGCGACCCCCTGCCCGGGACCTACGACCTCATCGGCAGCGCCATGGCCCTGCACCATGTCGCGGACATTCCCCCCGTGCTGGAACGGCTGCTCAAGGCCGCGAACAAGGGCGCCCGCCTGGCCCTGGCCGATCTCGACAGCGAGGGCGGGGCCTTCCACCCCGACAACGAGGGGGTCCACCATTTCGGCTTCGATCGCCTGGAACTGGCCGACATGCTGGCCGGATGCGGGTTTACGGATATCGACGCGACCACCGCCGCCACCATCGAGCGGCCGGGCAAGGACGGGGCCGTGCGCGCCTTCACCGTGTTTCTCATGACCGCCAGAAGGCCGTAA
- a CDS encoding sensor histidine kinase gives MSDRHYYQSLTRSMVAWVAVVALAPLLACAVMLGYQFHTAYRAKVVEHLEELVLKHTQQVGSFLRESAAELRVLADLTPFSSLSGDISLGALLATMQKEHGGVFVDLGLVDAAGKLVSYAGPYRLGRADYADSPWFAAASKNDVTVSDVFLGLRGLPHFVVAVRRSHDGREYILRSTIDFAAFNKLVENIGQGATGQAFILSARGELQTTPKRGLQIDAPFLRARIWSGAGGAPAMAADKVMVFTHESPESGRRLLYVAAVLKNGDWALVYQQDEADAFPSLYRARVLAIVIVSVGVVLVLVAAWWLAKRMVGRIATADAERDLLNDQVIEAGKLASVGELAAGIAHEINNPVAIMMEEAGWVTDILADDDHDTPENMAEMRRALDQIRLQGTRCKEITHKLLSFARKTDERIKELDLNALVAEMAELSDKRARYVNVRIKTDLAENLPHVAGSPSELQQLVLNLVNNALDAMEKNGGDLTLATRLAGDHVELVVSDTGHGMPKAVAARIFEPFFTTKAVGKGTGLGLSICYGIVKKLGGEITVESAPEQGATFRISLPSAGHPEPQAATQPSGPEDPKADAERS, from the coding sequence TTGAGCGATCGCCATTACTATCAGTCCCTGACCCGCAGCATGGTGGCCTGGGTGGCGGTGGTGGCGCTGGCCCCGCTTCTGGCCTGCGCGGTCATGCTCGGCTACCAGTTCCATACCGCGTATCGGGCCAAGGTGGTGGAGCACCTGGAAGAGCTGGTGCTCAAACACACGCAGCAGGTGGGGTCGTTTTTGCGCGAATCCGCCGCCGAGCTGCGGGTGCTGGCCGATCTGACCCCGTTTTCCTCGCTGAGCGGCGACATCTCCCTGGGCGCGCTTTTGGCCACCATGCAAAAGGAGCACGGCGGGGTGTTCGTGGACCTGGGGCTGGTCGATGCCGCCGGGAAGCTCGTGTCCTATGCCGGGCCCTACCGCCTGGGCCGGGCCGATTACGCCGATTCGCCGTGGTTCGCCGCCGCCAGCAAAAACGATGTGACCGTAAGCGACGTGTTCCTCGGCCTGCGCGGGCTGCCCCATTTCGTGGTGGCGGTGCGGCGCTCCCATGACGGCCGGGAATACATCCTGCGCTCCACCATCGACTTTGCCGCCTTCAACAAGCTGGTGGAAAATATCGGCCAGGGGGCCACGGGGCAGGCGTTTATCTTAAGCGCCCGGGGCGAGCTGCAAACCACGCCCAAGCGGGGGCTCCAGATCGACGCGCCGTTTTTGCGGGCGAGGATATGGAGCGGCGCGGGCGGCGCGCCGGCCATGGCCGCCGACAAGGTCATGGTGTTCACCCACGAGTCCCCGGAGTCGGGACGCCGGCTGCTTTACGTCGCGGCCGTGCTGAAAAACGGGGATTGGGCCCTCGTCTACCAGCAGGACGAGGCCGACGCCTTTCCTTCGCTCTATCGGGCCAGGGTGCTGGCCATCGTCATCGTGTCCGTGGGCGTGGTGCTGGTTTTGGTCGCCGCCTGGTGGCTGGCCAAGCGCATGGTCGGGCGCATCGCCACGGCCGACGCCGAGCGCGACCTTCTCAATGACCAGGTCATCGAGGCCGGCAAGCTGGCCTCGGTCGGCGAGCTGGCCGCTGGCATCGCCCACGAGATCAACAACCCCGTGGCCATCATGATGGAAGAGGCCGGCTGGGTGACGGACATCCTGGCCGACGACGACCACGACACGCCCGAGAACATGGCCGAGATGCGCCGGGCCCTGGACCAGATCCGCCTGCAGGGAACGCGCTGCAAGGAAATCACCCACAAGCTCCTGAGTTTCGCGCGCAAGACCGACGAACGCATCAAGGAGCTGGACCTCAACGCCCTGGTGGCCGAGATGGCCGAGCTGTCCGACAAGCGCGCCCGCTACGTCAACGTGCGCATCAAGACCGATCTGGCCGAGAACCTGCCCCATGTGGCCGGCTCGCCCTCGGAGCTCCAGCAGCTCGTGCTCAACCTCGTCAACAACGCCCTGGACGCCATGGAGAAAAACGGCGGCGACCTGACGCTTGCCACCCGGCTGGCCGGCGATCACGTGGAGCTTGTCGTGTCCGATACCGGGCACGGCATGCCGAAGGCCGTGGCCGCCCGCATTTTCGAGCCCTTTTTCACCACCAAGGCCGTGGGCAAGGGCACGGGGCTGGGCCTTTCCATTTGCTACGGCATCGTCAAGAAGCTCGGCGGCGAGATCACCGTGGAATCGGCCCCGGAACAGGGCGCGACCTTCCGGATCTCCCTGCCCTCGGCCGGCCACCCCGAACCCCAGGCCGCCACCCAACCATCCGGCCCCGAAGACCCGAAAGCCGACGCGGAGCGGTCCTAA